A portion of the Mycobacterium paraseoulense genome contains these proteins:
- a CDS encoding Rieske 2Fe-2S domain-containing protein, protein MAAGSSDGRLQKLGSRVVSAIGRQEWLDRPSYRFEHLLSFAFNGLGGARNTVTNALHGVWLGHPVHPPLASLTSGALGTTVALDVLSLLPGQPATEVRDASKFASRALGLGILASIGSAVTGVTDWQHTHEADRRVGAVHGLVNLAATALYAQSWWDRRRGRHGRGIALTALGYGITAAGSYLGGALVFESGIGIDQSGARLRTTEWTPVLPASSLNGKPVRVEVDGVGLVVCQTRPGEVAAFGELCPHLAAPMADGWVDRGRLVCPWHGSWFAAESGDVLRGPAAAPLPCYQARLVNGMVEVRSEPEPALGAAAGIGEGEGK, encoded by the coding sequence ATGGCCGCTGGGTCATCGGATGGTCGATTGCAAAAGCTCGGATCGCGAGTGGTGTCCGCCATCGGGCGTCAAGAGTGGCTAGACCGGCCGAGCTATCGGTTCGAACACCTGTTGAGCTTCGCGTTCAACGGCCTGGGCGGCGCCCGCAACACCGTCACCAACGCTCTGCACGGTGTGTGGCTCGGCCACCCGGTTCACCCGCCGCTGGCGTCGCTGACGAGCGGCGCGCTGGGCACCACCGTCGCGCTCGACGTACTCAGCCTGCTGCCGGGCCAGCCCGCCACCGAGGTGCGCGACGCGTCGAAGTTCGCGTCCCGCGCGCTCGGCCTGGGGATCCTGGCCAGCATCGGCTCGGCCGTCACCGGCGTCACCGATTGGCAGCACACCCATGAGGCCGACCGCCGGGTCGGCGCCGTGCACGGCCTGGTGAACCTGGCCGCCACCGCGCTCTACGCGCAGTCGTGGTGGGATCGCCGCCGGGGCCGCCACGGCCGCGGCATCGCCCTCACCGCACTGGGTTACGGCATCACCGCCGCGGGCAGCTACCTCGGCGGGGCGCTGGTGTTCGAGTCCGGCATCGGCATCGACCAGTCGGGCGCGCGGCTGCGCACCACGGAATGGACGCCCGTGCTGCCCGCGAGTTCGCTGAACGGCAAGCCGGTGCGCGTCGAGGTCGACGGTGTGGGCCTGGTGGTCTGCCAGACCAGGCCAGGAGAGGTCGCGGCGTTCGGGGAGTTGTGCCCGCACCTGGCGGCTCCCATGGCCGACGGCTGGGTCGACCGGGGCCGGCTCGTATGTCCTTGGCACGGTTCATGGTTCGCGGCCGAGTCGGGTGACGTGCTGCGTGGCCCGGCGGCGGCCCCGCTGCCGTGCTATCAGGCGAGGTTGGTCAACGGAATGGTAGAGGTTCGATCAGAACCCGAGCCCGCGCTCGGCGCAGCGGCGGGGATCGGAGAAGGGGAAGGCAAGTGA
- a CDS encoding response regulator: MADDPTTVMVVDDHPIWRDAVARDLADDGFTVVATADGVAAARRRAAVVKPDVVVMDMQLPDGDGAQATAGVLAVSPSSRVLVLSASDERDDVLEAVKAGAIGYLVKSASRSELAQAVTATAEGRAVFTPSLAGLVLGEYRRMAQSKDDGPARPRLTERETEVLRHVAKGLSAKQIAQKLSLSHRTVENHVQATFRKLQVANRVELARYAIEHGLDDEP; this comes from the coding sequence ATGGCCGATGACCCCACGACGGTGATGGTCGTCGACGACCATCCCATCTGGCGTGACGCGGTCGCCCGCGACCTCGCCGACGACGGGTTCACCGTGGTCGCCACCGCCGACGGCGTTGCCGCCGCGCGCCGGCGGGCGGCCGTGGTCAAGCCCGACGTGGTGGTGATGGATATGCAGCTGCCCGACGGTGACGGGGCGCAGGCGACCGCCGGAGTGCTCGCGGTCTCCCCCTCGTCTCGGGTGCTGGTGCTCTCGGCCTCCGACGAGCGAGACGACGTATTGGAAGCCGTCAAGGCCGGCGCGATCGGTTATCTGGTCAAGAGCGCATCCAGATCGGAACTGGCGCAGGCCGTGACGGCGACCGCCGAAGGCCGCGCCGTGTTCACCCCGAGTCTGGCCGGGCTGGTTTTGGGTGAATACCGGCGCATGGCGCAGAGCAAGGACGACGGTCCCGCTCGGCCCCGCCTCACCGAACGCGAAACAGAGGTCTTGCGCCACGTGGCAAAGGGCTTGTCCGCCAAGCAGATCGCCCAGAAGCTGTCGCTGAGCCACCGCACCGTCGAAAATCACGTGCAGGCAACCTTTCGCAAACTCCAGGTCGCCAACCGGGTGGAGTTGGCGCGTTATGCCATCGAGCACGGCCTCGATGACGAACCATGA
- a CDS encoding aromatic ring-hydroxylating dioxygenase subunit alpha, which yields MIPAHIYNDRELFALEKERLFGRAWTFVGHRSEIPQDGDYVVRRVLDDSFIISNAGGEIRAMFNMCLHRGMQVCRAEMGNASNFRCPYHGWTYRNDGRLTGLPFHREAYGGDDGFAKDAQNLLPAPKFASYNGLLFISMDADAEPLEDFLGDFRFYLDFYTKQSARGLEVRGPQRWRIKANWKIGAENFAGDMYHTPHTHASIVDIGLFREPKAQKRKDGATYWADRGGGTTYKLPPGGFDERMRYVGYPDEMIGRIKDVWTPRQQRMVGEDGFMISAATCFPNLSFVHNWPKVRDGRDDETLPFISIRLWQPISENETEVCSWFAVDAAAPLQYKQDSYKAYLMCFGSTGMFEQDDVENWVSLTTTAGGAMARRLLLNSRMGLRSDGSPVIEPLTAEAFHGPGRAQVGYNEHNQRALLNLWADYLS from the coding sequence ATGATCCCCGCCCACATCTACAACGACCGCGAGCTGTTCGCGCTGGAGAAGGAGCGGCTGTTCGGCCGGGCATGGACGTTCGTGGGACACCGGTCCGAGATTCCCCAGGACGGTGACTACGTGGTGCGCCGCGTCCTCGACGACTCCTTCATCATCAGCAATGCGGGCGGCGAGATCCGGGCGATGTTCAACATGTGCCTGCACCGCGGCATGCAGGTGTGCCGCGCGGAGATGGGAAACGCCTCCAACTTCCGCTGCCCGTACCACGGCTGGACCTACCGCAACGACGGCCGGCTCACCGGCTTGCCGTTCCACCGGGAGGCCTACGGCGGCGACGACGGGTTCGCCAAGGACGCCCAGAACCTGCTGCCCGCACCGAAGTTCGCGAGCTACAACGGGCTGCTGTTCATCAGCATGGACGCCGACGCCGAACCGCTGGAAGACTTCCTCGGCGACTTCAGGTTCTATCTGGACTTCTACACCAAGCAGAGCGCCCGCGGCCTGGAGGTGCGGGGGCCGCAGCGCTGGCGGATCAAGGCCAACTGGAAGATCGGCGCCGAAAACTTCGCCGGCGACATGTACCACACCCCCCACACCCACGCCTCGATCGTCGACATCGGGCTGTTTCGCGAGCCGAAAGCCCAGAAGCGCAAGGACGGCGCCACCTATTGGGCAGACCGGGGCGGCGGTACCACCTACAAACTTCCGCCCGGCGGTTTCGACGAGCGGATGCGCTACGTCGGCTATCCCGACGAGATGATCGGCCGGATCAAAGACGTGTGGACGCCGCGACAGCAGCGCATGGTCGGCGAGGACGGTTTCATGATTTCGGCCGCCACCTGCTTTCCGAACCTGAGCTTCGTGCACAACTGGCCCAAGGTGCGTGACGGCCGCGACGACGAGACGTTGCCGTTCATCTCGATCCGGCTGTGGCAGCCGATCAGCGAGAACGAAACCGAGGTGTGCTCGTGGTTCGCGGTGGACGCCGCCGCTCCCCTGCAGTACAAACAGGATTCGTACAAGGCGTATCTGATGTGCTTCGGTTCGACCGGCATGTTCGAGCAAGACGACGTGGAGAACTGGGTGTCGCTGACCACCACCGCCGGAGGTGCCATGGCCCGGCGGCTGCTGCTGAACAGCCGGATGGGCCTGCGCTCCGACGGCAGCCCGGTGATCGAGCCGCTGACCGCCGAGGCGTTCCACGGGCCGGGCCGCGCACAGGTCGGTTACAACGAGCACAACCAGCGCGCGCTGCTGAACCTGTGGGCGGACTACCTCTCATGA
- a CDS encoding YiaA/YiaB family inner membrane protein, giving the protein MTVPNGMSKTTAAFFVQAAVAFAISFVTALGGIYFLPLDAWQRSFLGISFLFLVSSAFSLAKVIRDQQEAATVRVRLDEARIEKLLADYDPLNAAAAKLSSSTQA; this is encoded by the coding sequence ATGACCGTTCCCAATGGCATGTCCAAGACCACCGCCGCGTTTTTCGTTCAAGCCGCTGTCGCGTTCGCGATCAGCTTTGTGACCGCGCTGGGCGGTATCTACTTCCTTCCGCTGGACGCGTGGCAGCGATCCTTCCTCGGCATCAGTTTCCTGTTCCTGGTGTCGAGCGCGTTCAGCCTGGCCAAGGTGATTCGCGACCAACAGGAAGCGGCCACCGTGCGGGTGCGACTCGACGAGGCGCGCATCGAGAAACTGCTGGCCGACTACGACCCGCTCAATGCCGCCGCCGCGAAACTGAGTAGTTCCACTCAGGCCTGA
- a CDS encoding polysaccharide deacetylase family protein, with product MATFVDPPLPDALLAVVTPDPRSRVALPDGGVLNKLPGNGDLLAWTVDDGANTDVVRLYTQFARDSGVRLTYFVTGGYHSWTDNAGLLRPLVEAGQIQLGNHTWTHPDLTRLSKSQVAEEISRTHAFLRNTYGVDAAPYLRPPYGHHNAAVAAVAADLGYQVTTLWSGDLRDSAPVSEDQIVRMAYQSFIPHNIVIGHLNHPPVTHVYPQLIDIIRSRRLRTVTLDDVFLRPQAGHSTGKAP from the coding sequence GTGGCGACGTTCGTGGATCCGCCCCTCCCGGACGCCCTTCTTGCCGTTGTCACCCCGGACCCGCGATCGAGGGTCGCACTGCCCGACGGCGGCGTGCTGAACAAACTTCCGGGCAATGGCGATCTCTTGGCGTGGACGGTCGACGACGGAGCCAACACCGACGTGGTGCGGCTCTACACACAGTTCGCCAGGGACTCCGGGGTGCGGCTCACCTATTTCGTCACCGGCGGCTATCACTCGTGGACCGACAATGCCGGGTTGCTTCGACCGCTGGTCGAAGCCGGCCAGATACAGCTGGGCAATCACACCTGGACGCATCCCGACTTGACTAGGCTATCGAAGAGCCAAGTGGCCGAGGAGATCTCGCGCACACACGCGTTTCTGCGGAATACGTACGGCGTGGACGCCGCCCCCTACCTGCGGCCACCGTATGGCCATCACAACGCCGCGGTCGCGGCGGTGGCCGCCGATCTGGGCTACCAGGTGACCACGTTGTGGTCCGGCGACTTGCGGGACTCCGCGCCGGTTTCCGAGGACCAGATCGTCAGGATGGCGTACCAGTCGTTCATCCCGCACAACATCGTCATCGGCCACCTCAACCACCCACCGGTGACGCACGTCTACCCCCAGCTCATCGACATCATTCGGTCGCGCCGGCTGCGCACCGTGACGCTCGACGACGTTTTCCTGCGGCCGCAGGCCGGGCATAGCACCGGTAAGGCGCCTTAG
- a CDS encoding hemerythrin domain-containing protein codes for MNAYDVLKEHHIVIKGLGRKVSEAPVNSEERHALFDEMLIELDIHFRIEDDLYYPALKDATKLIAVAHAEHRQVVDQLSVLLKTPQSAPGYEDEWNSFKTVLEAHADEEERDLIPAPPEVKITDAELEELGDKMAAKMEQYRGSALYKMRTKGRAALVGSL; via the coding sequence GTGAACGCCTACGACGTGCTGAAAGAACACCACATCGTGATCAAGGGGCTGGGCCGCAAGGTCAGCGAGGCGCCGGTGAACAGCGAGGAGCGGCATGCCCTTTTCGACGAGATGTTGATCGAACTCGACATCCACTTCCGCATCGAGGACGACCTGTACTACCCGGCCCTCAAGGACGCCACCAAGCTGATCGCGGTGGCCCACGCCGAGCACCGTCAGGTGGTCGATCAGCTTTCGGTGCTGCTGAAGACCCCGCAGAGCGCGCCCGGGTACGAAGACGAATGGAACTCGTTCAAGACGGTGCTGGAGGCCCACGCCGACGAGGAGGAACGAGACCTGATCCCCGCTCCTCCCGAGGTGAAGATCACCGACGCCGAACTCGAGGAGCTCGGCGACAAGATGGCCGCGAAGATGGAGCAGTACCGCGGGTCGGCCCTGTACAAGATGCGCACCAAGGGGCGGGCGGCGCTGGTGGGCTCCCTGTAA
- a CDS encoding acyltransferase family protein: MAALARFPDVAQVAAATPADRDRVVDVIRITSLIGVVLGHTVMAISIIRDHVLIWDNLLTASVVFQAATWMLQIMPLFFFAGAAACLSSWSAGTNWGDWLMKRCTRLFRPVFYYLAFWAVALTVLYRVLRQHIYEPVAGVSTQLLWFLGAYVLVLAAMPVLYRITTAGRLAAGVAGVYGAIAAIDAIRLHWPAMMPLGYLNLVVWLIPAMFGIAYRRRLLTGRAALVIAAVGFAVDVALVHWGPYQISMVGTGDHHLSNTSPPSLLLAGHTIILSALAIAAAPVIARWAQRPRVWWWTAIGNSGAMTLYLWHMPVLLGVHLVFDCLGAPRYPGAPDFLVISLAQLIVVIGAVAVLFVALRPLENNPLSGWDGAPTVTGRGRGAAVGALLCVAGVAILAAIRWGLKDDGLVCMAVMVAALVGARVVAAPAQRLTAARS, encoded by the coding sequence ATGGCAGCTCTTGCGAGATTCCCCGACGTCGCGCAGGTGGCGGCGGCGACTCCGGCCGACCGTGATCGCGTCGTGGACGTCATCCGCATCACGTCGCTGATCGGCGTGGTGCTCGGCCACACCGTGATGGCCATCAGCATCATCCGCGACCACGTCTTGATCTGGGATAACCTGCTGACCGCCTCGGTGGTGTTTCAGGCAGCCACCTGGATGCTGCAGATCATGCCGCTGTTCTTCTTCGCCGGCGCCGCGGCCTGCCTGTCGTCGTGGTCTGCCGGCACGAACTGGGGTGACTGGCTGATGAAACGCTGCACCAGACTGTTCCGGCCGGTGTTCTACTACCTGGCGTTTTGGGCGGTGGCGCTGACGGTGCTGTATCGGGTTCTGCGGCAACACATCTACGAGCCGGTGGCCGGTGTCAGTACGCAGCTGCTGTGGTTCCTGGGGGCCTACGTGCTGGTGCTGGCCGCGATGCCGGTGCTATACCGCATCACCACCGCGGGGCGTCTCGCCGCGGGTGTGGCCGGCGTCTACGGCGCCATCGCGGCGATCGACGCCATTCGGCTGCACTGGCCGGCCATGATGCCCCTGGGCTACCTCAACCTGGTCGTCTGGCTCATCCCCGCCATGTTCGGCATCGCCTACCGCCGGCGGCTGCTCACCGGGCGCGCCGCACTGGTCATCGCGGCCGTCGGGTTCGCCGTCGACGTCGCGCTGGTGCACTGGGGTCCGTACCAGATCAGCATGGTCGGCACCGGTGATCACCACCTGTCCAACACCAGCCCACCCTCGCTGCTGTTGGCCGGGCACACAATCATCCTGAGCGCCTTGGCGATCGCCGCGGCGCCGGTGATCGCACGCTGGGCCCAGCGGCCACGGGTGTGGTGGTGGACGGCTATCGGCAACTCTGGAGCCATGACCCTGTATTTGTGGCACATGCCCGTACTGCTGGGTGTGCATCTGGTCTTCGACTGCCTCGGCGCCCCGCGTTACCCCGGCGCACCGGATTTCCTCGTTATCAGCCTCGCGCAGCTGATCGTCGTAATCGGCGCCGTGGCGGTGCTTTTCGTCGCGCTGCGGCCGCTGGAGAACAATCCGCTGTCCGGCTGGGACGGCGCCCCGACCGTGACGGGGCGCGGGCGGGGAGCGGCCGTCGGTGCCCTGTTGTGCGTCGCGGGCGTGGCGATTCTCGCCGCCATCAGGTGGGGACTCAAGGACGACGGCCTGGTGTGCATGGCCGTGATGGTGGCCGCCTTGGTCGGTGCCCGTGTGGTGGCGGCACCGGCACAGCGCCTCACAGCGGCGCGCAGTTAG
- the pcaH gene encoding protocatechuate 3,4-dioxygenase subunit beta yields MSPDRVASQSDITAEIAAIAARYRGRGAQPRLDYPPYRATILRHPEHALVPVDPEEVERWAPCFGHQDVDPLDADLTAGHPGQPLGERVIVAGRVVDGSGRPVAGQLLEVWQANAGGRYRHHRDQHPAPLDPNFTGAGRCLTGPDGSYRFVTIKPGPYPWRNHHNAWRPAHIHFSVFGTAFPQRLVTQMYFPGDPLFDLDPIFQSVLDPAARRRLIARYDHDLTEPEYATGYRWDIVLSGDARTPLEDDDE; encoded by the coding sequence ATGAGCCCCGACCGTGTCGCGTCTCAGAGTGACATCACGGCCGAGATCGCCGCCATCGCAGCCCGATACCGGGGCCGGGGAGCCCAGCCCCGGCTGGACTACCCGCCCTACCGCGCCACCATCCTGCGCCATCCCGAACACGCGCTGGTGCCGGTTGATCCCGAGGAGGTCGAACGCTGGGCGCCGTGCTTCGGCCACCAGGACGTCGACCCGCTCGACGCCGACCTGACGGCCGGCCATCCGGGCCAACCGCTGGGGGAACGCGTCATCGTCGCCGGCCGGGTGGTCGACGGATCGGGCAGGCCCGTGGCCGGCCAGCTCCTCGAGGTCTGGCAAGCCAACGCCGGCGGCCGCTACCGCCACCACCGCGACCAGCACCCCGCTCCGCTCGACCCCAACTTCACCGGCGCCGGCCGGTGTCTGACCGGGCCGGACGGCTCGTACCGGTTCGTGACCATCAAGCCCGGCCCGTACCCGTGGCGCAATCACCACAACGCGTGGCGCCCCGCGCACATCCACTTCTCCGTCTTCGGGACGGCTTTCCCGCAGCGCCTGGTGACTCAGATGTACTTCCCGGGCGACCCGTTGTTCGATTTGGACCCGATCTTTCAGTCGGTCCTGGACCCCGCCGCGCGCCGACGGTTGATCGCCCGCTACGACCACGACCTCACCGAGCCGGAGTATGCGACCGGGTACCGGTGGGACATCGTGCTGTCCGGCGACGCCCGAACTCCGCTCGAGGACGACGATGAGTGA
- a CDS encoding class II aldolase/adducin family protein: MTSLDEQRALVAQGCRVAAARGLVDGILGHLSLRVDDEHLLVRCRSDTDAGVAFTRTGDIRLVTLDGRAGADGELDGYRVPNELPIHVETMLANPRHRAVAHLHPPAVVAADLAGIAIRPIYGAFDIPGAWLARGGVPVYERAVLIRTPTLGKEMVAAMRGRPVVICRGHGITSAGATVQQAVLQAISLDALARMSLRVKGAGGALRDIDDADWDDLPDLGPSFTAEAAWRHEVARLPAD; this comes from the coding sequence ATGACCTCCCTCGACGAGCAACGCGCGCTGGTGGCGCAAGGCTGCCGGGTGGCCGCGGCCCGCGGCCTGGTGGACGGCATCCTCGGCCACCTGAGTCTGCGGGTCGACGACGAGCACCTGCTCGTTCGCTGCCGCAGCGACACCGACGCCGGGGTGGCGTTCACCCGCACCGGCGACATCCGGCTGGTCACCCTCGACGGCCGCGCGGGCGCCGACGGCGAACTCGACGGGTACCGCGTGCCGAACGAACTGCCCATCCACGTCGAGACGATGCTGGCCAATCCGCGGCATCGTGCCGTCGCGCACCTGCACCCGCCCGCCGTCGTCGCCGCCGACCTGGCCGGCATCGCGATCCGGCCGATCTACGGCGCCTTCGACATTCCCGGCGCGTGGCTCGCGCGCGGCGGGGTGCCCGTCTACGAACGAGCCGTGCTGATTCGCACCCCGACGCTGGGCAAGGAGATGGTGGCGGCCATGCGCGGACGGCCGGTGGTGATCTGCCGCGGGCACGGGATCACCAGCGCGGGCGCCACCGTGCAGCAGGCGGTGCTGCAGGCGATCAGCCTCGACGCCCTGGCCCGAATGTCGTTGCGGGTGAAGGGCGCCGGCGGCGCCCTACGGGACATCGACGACGCCGACTGGGACGACCTGCCCGACCTGGGGCCGTCGTTCACCGCCGAGGCCGCCTGGCGGCATGAAGTGGCACGGCTGCCGGCCGACTAA
- the macS gene encoding MacS family sensor histidine kinase: MLTTMAKNSLDPTTPLWRAAQVFRLLSCVYATGFQIAINPDLRRPALGWALFAVLIGWSAACAVAYLRGFGRRPAWVLAEIAIVVLLMSSNTIVTTPQWAADNQTWPTTLWASNPTISAAIQFGPAGGMLTGLVVMAANFAVKNYLALNLGHNATVIIELAIGMAIGMAAQTARRAHDELQQAARLAAAVQERERLSRQVHDGAIQVLALVSKRGREIGGATAALADLASEQERALRRWLASTDADQDTDGATIDLRTLLRRRESDRVSLSLPATPVPVGRRVGAELDAAVGNALDNVGAHAGPGAHAFVLVEDLGDSVVVSIRDDGVGIAAGRLEEAAGQRRLGISHSIVGRLTSLGGSAHLRSEPGEGAEWELCVPRGKPRHGR; this comes from the coding sequence ATGCTGACCACGATGGCGAAAAACAGCCTTGACCCGACCACGCCGTTATGGCGTGCGGCGCAGGTGTTCCGGCTGCTGAGCTGCGTCTACGCCACCGGGTTCCAAATAGCCATCAACCCGGATCTGCGTCGGCCCGCGCTGGGCTGGGCGCTGTTCGCGGTACTCATCGGCTGGAGCGCGGCGTGCGCGGTGGCTTACCTGCGCGGGTTCGGTCGCAGACCGGCATGGGTGCTCGCCGAGATTGCGATCGTCGTGCTGCTCATGTCGTCGAACACCATCGTCACCACCCCACAGTGGGCGGCCGACAATCAGACCTGGCCGACAACGCTATGGGCCAGCAATCCCACGATCTCGGCGGCGATCCAGTTCGGACCCGCGGGCGGCATGTTGACGGGCCTGGTGGTGATGGCCGCCAATTTCGCGGTCAAGAACTATCTCGCCCTCAACCTGGGGCATAACGCCACCGTCATCATCGAGCTGGCGATCGGCATGGCGATCGGTATGGCCGCCCAAACCGCGCGGCGCGCCCACGATGAGCTCCAGCAAGCGGCCCGATTGGCGGCCGCGGTCCAAGAACGGGAACGCCTGTCCCGCCAAGTCCATGACGGAGCCATCCAGGTGCTGGCGCTGGTGTCCAAGAGGGGCCGCGAAATCGGCGGCGCCACAGCCGCACTCGCCGACCTGGCCAGCGAGCAGGAACGCGCGCTGCGGCGCTGGCTGGCCAGCACCGACGCCGACCAGGACACCGACGGCGCCACCATCGACCTGCGCACCCTGTTGCGCCGCCGGGAATCCGACCGCGTGTCGCTGAGCCTGCCCGCCACACCTGTGCCCGTGGGCCGCCGGGTGGGCGCCGAGCTCGACGCGGCGGTGGGCAACGCCCTGGACAACGTGGGCGCGCACGCCGGGCCCGGTGCTCACGCGTTCGTGCTGGTCGAAGACCTCGGCGATTCCGTTGTGGTCAGCATCCGCGACGACGGTGTGGGAATCGCCGCCGGCAGGCTCGAGGAAGCGGCCGGCCAGCGGCGCCTGGGCATCTCCCATTCGATCGTGGGGCGGCTGACGTCGCTGGGCGGCAGCGCCCACCTGCGCAGCGAACCCGGAGAAGGCGCCGAGTGGGAGTTGTGCGTGCCACGCGGAAAGCCACGCCATGGCCGATGA
- a CDS encoding 3-phenylpropionate/cinnamic acid dioxygenase subunit beta, protein MRKTLTSLPFNDDRHLQAHRFLIDEAYLLDTQHYDAWLDTLTEDIRYVMPVRVTTARGAGFDASSSRGPGMAHFDEDKYSLSQRVARFATEHAWTEDPPSRLRHFITNVRTFACDDDAHLLVESAELLFRSRGDVNESALLSCGREDLLRWCDDRWKLARRTIFVDESVLRMQNLAVFL, encoded by the coding sequence ATGAGAAAAACGCTGACATCACTGCCATTCAACGACGATCGCCATCTTCAAGCGCACCGGTTCCTGATCGACGAGGCGTACCTGCTGGACACCCAGCACTACGACGCGTGGCTGGACACGTTGACCGAGGACATCCGCTACGTCATGCCGGTGCGGGTCACCACCGCGCGCGGTGCCGGGTTCGACGCGTCGTCCTCAAGGGGCCCGGGAATGGCCCACTTCGACGAGGACAAGTACTCGCTGAGCCAGCGGGTCGCTCGCTTCGCCACCGAGCACGCATGGACCGAGGACCCGCCGTCGCGGCTGCGCCACTTCATCACCAACGTGCGCACTTTCGCCTGCGACGACGATGCGCACCTGTTGGTTGAATCGGCCGAGCTGCTCTTCCGCAGCCGCGGGGACGTCAACGAGAGCGCGCTGCTGTCCTGCGGCCGCGAGGACCTGCTGCGCTGGTGTGACGATCGATGGAAGCTGGCTCGCCGCACGATCTTTGTCGACGAGTCCGTGTTGCGGATGCAAAATCTGGCGGTGTTCTTGTGA
- the hcaB gene encoding 3-(cis-5,6-dihydroxycyclohexa-1,3-dien-1-yl)propanoate dehydrogenase, which produces MTGWLEGKRALVVGAGSGIGRAVVDVFRGEGAKLAVLERDQEKCESLRRQLPDVAVVEGDATTREANERAVGAAIDAHGGLDTLVNCVGIFDFYRGIGDIDADDLPGAFDEMFRTNVLSHLQSVKAALTRLRAGTGSSIILTESASSFYPGRGGALYVSSKFAVRGLVTALAHELAPQIRVNGVAPGGTLGTDLRGLASLGLGAVRLDDTPGRSREAAARTPLNVALTGEDHAWSFVFLASDRARGITGETIRPDGGFGLGAPR; this is translated from the coding sequence ATGACCGGCTGGCTTGAGGGCAAGCGTGCTCTGGTCGTCGGCGCCGGTTCGGGAATCGGCCGGGCCGTGGTGGACGTGTTTCGCGGCGAAGGTGCGAAACTCGCTGTGCTGGAACGGGATCAGGAGAAATGCGAGAGCCTGCGCCGGCAGTTGCCCGACGTTGCCGTCGTCGAGGGCGACGCGACCACCCGAGAAGCCAATGAACGAGCGGTCGGCGCCGCGATCGATGCCCACGGCGGGCTGGACACTCTGGTCAACTGCGTCGGAATCTTCGACTTCTACCGGGGCATCGGCGACATCGACGCCGATGACCTTCCTGGCGCTTTCGACGAGATGTTTCGCACCAACGTGCTGAGTCACCTGCAGTCCGTCAAGGCGGCGCTGACCCGGCTGCGGGCCGGGACGGGATCCTCCATCATCCTGACCGAGTCCGCGTCGTCGTTCTATCCCGGACGTGGTGGAGCGCTGTACGTGTCGTCGAAATTCGCCGTACGCGGCCTGGTGACCGCCCTGGCCCACGAGCTGGCGCCGCAGATCCGGGTCAACGGGGTGGCGCCCGGCGGCACGCTGGGCACCGACCTGCGCGGGCTTGCCAGCCTGGGGCTCGGCGCCGTCCGCCTCGACGACACTCCCGGCCGGTCGCGGGAGGCGGCCGCGCGCACGCCGCTGAACGTCGCGCTCACCGGGGAAGACCACGCGTGGAGTTTCGTGTTCCTGGCCTCCGACCGGGCCCGCGGCATCACCGGCGAAACCATCCGTCCCGACGGGGGATTCGGGCTGGGCGCACCGCGATGA
- a CDS encoding dihydrodiol dehydrogenase, with amino-acid sequence MNEPIVVANEFAEVEVRRVDTRNGSRLLISAPKTGRSISLDALELEALTRQNARTLATMVGNSHAPLLPDETEEGDDRLA; translated from the coding sequence GTGAACGAACCAATCGTGGTGGCAAACGAATTCGCCGAAGTCGAGGTGCGGCGGGTGGACACGCGCAACGGGTCGAGGCTCCTGATCAGCGCACCCAAAACCGGGCGGTCGATCAGCCTGGACGCGCTGGAATTGGAGGCACTGACGCGGCAGAACGCCCGCACGCTGGCGACCATGGTTGGCAATTCCCACGCGCCGCTGCTACCCGATGAAACCGAGGAGGGCGATGACCGGCTGGCTTGA